Within the Opitutaceae bacterium TAV5 genome, the region GCGTCGCTGGCGATGAGTTCGGCGCGATAGGGGCCGTTGGGGAGGGTGTTGTCGGGAAGGCGGAACGAGAGGGTCGAGAGGGCGTTTCCGGGGTGGGTGGCGCGAGCGGTGAGGGTGCGGATTTTCCGGTTGGCGGCGTTGAAGATGTTCAGGGTCCAGTCGGTGGTGCGAGAAAGGGCCTGGCGGTTGCGGACGCGGTAGGTGAGTTCGATGGGGGCGCCGGGAACGCGAGCGATGCCTGTGTAGTTGGGTCGGGCATGGAGAGGGCCGCCGTGGCGGGTGATGTCGGTTTCGTAGGCGAGATCGTCGATGAGGATTTTGCCGGCGGCAGGTTCTTTCACCTCGATGTAAAGGTTGCGGAGGGCGATGGGGTAGAGAATTGAGTCGTGATTGAGGAGCGTGTCGGAGTTGATGGGGAGACGATACGGTTGCCAGGTGTTGCCGGTGAGTCTGACGGGGGTGGTTTTGAAGGTTTGCTGGTTTCGTTTGTCCACGAATTCGAAAGTGACGAGGGCCTCGTGGCCGAGGGGGTTGGCGGAGAAGGCGATGGCGGCGGGGACGACTTGAAGGAGTTTCGCCGCGTTTTTTTCGAAGCGGGCAATGCCATCGGGTTCGGTGAAGTGAAACACGAATTCACCGGTGAATCCGTCGTCGCGGTCGGGATTGGGGCTGGAGCCGAAGCTGAAGGGGAAGGGGTTGTTGCTGCCGGGGAGCTGACCGCGTCGGGGGCCGCCCATCCAGGAGGAGGTGTCGGAGAAGTCGTCAATGGTGAGGAGACCGAGGTTGGCAGGGGGTATCGGTGTGCGTGCGTTGGAGGTGATGCCGTCGTCCTTGTAGAGGGCGGGGGTGATGAGGGAACGCCAGGGGCCGGCGTCGGGAGCACAGAGGGCGCGGGCGGGAAGCCAGCGGGAGTCGTCGTAGGCGGCGGTGAGCCAGGAGTCGCCGGCGGCGGGCGGGAGTGTGTCGGTCGTTTTCCAGGTGGAGTCGGTCGCGATTTTCAGGATACGTCCGTCCCGGAGGATGATTTCCCCGTAGGCGAGGAGGCCGGCGTCACCGCGAGAGTTGTCCACCTTGAAGGCGAGGAGATTGGCGCCTTGGGTGAGTTGGCGGCTGAGGTCGTATTTTTTGTTGCCGAGTCCGAAACCGGCTGGTGAGGCCGGTTTGCCGTTGATGTAAAAAAAGGCGAAGTCGTCGGCGGCAAAGTGGAAGATGGCGGTGTCGACGGGCGCATCGAGATGGATGGTCTTGCGAAAGTAGCGGGAGGTCTTGTCGGCAGGTTTTTCCGGATACCAGATCCAGAACGCAGTGCCCGCACCTTGTGTCTCGGCAACGCCGTGATGAGGCGCAGCGAACACAGCCATGAGGGACATGACAAACAGGAGCGTGCGCGGGAATGGGAACGGATGGGTCATCGAATGGAAATCTTATGGAGAGGGGGCCGGGAAACAGCGCATGTCGGGGCTCCCGGAGCACTCGCATGCGCTGCGATTGACATGGACACTACAACACGGACACAGCCCGGGCTGTGCTGCTAGAGAGAACGAAGTCAGTCCGCAGTGGTGACGCGGAAATTGTCCACGTTGGCGGAAGCGGAGGGTTTGGAATTGGCGCGTCCAAGGAAGGCGGCGTAATGGGTGGCCGAGTCGGTGAAAAGGCCAGTGACGTTTTGGAAGGCAGCGGTGTAATCCGCGCCGTCGCAGGTGACGTTGGTAATGCCGCCGGTGGTGGTGTTGATGGTGTAGCGGAGAGTGACGGGCCTGGTGGCGTCGAAGTCGGGAAGGGCAACGCTGGCGTGGATTTTTTTCGCGTTGGTCACCGAGCTGTCGATGAGGCTGAGCTTGCCGGCCTGGTCGATGATCAGGCCCAGGAAATTGACCGTGGTTTCGTTGCCACGGGGGAGGGGCGTGGCTTTGTAGAAGCCGAGAGCGATGCCGGCTCCGGCGGCGGCAGGACCGTCGAGGGTGTTGAGCGTAAGGTCGGCCTGAAGGGTGAGAGTGGCGGGTTTGGTGTAGGCGTCCGTGGAGGCAAGGCTGACATAGCCGGCTCCGTTGAAGCGGGTGCGCACCGTGCCGTCCTGATGGATGTAGGGTTCGGTGTTGGGTTTGTCGCTGGCGGAGGTGAATTGCCAGCCGGTGCCGTTGATGGAGGTGGCCGGGCGGTGAGTGTTGAGGAGGGCGGCTTTGCCGTTGGCGGTGGTGAAGTCGTCCTGGAAGATGATGGTCTCGGCGTGGGTCGCTACGGACGCGAGGAGGGTGGTGGCAATGCAGAGGGTGAGGAGTGGTTTCATCGGTTTTGTGTGAGGAGGTGGCGCGTTGTGGGAAACGGTCCGCAACACCGAATGCGGTGACACGGACCGTGTGATGCGAGGATGTGTTACTTGCGGCGGCGTTTCAGCATCAATGCGAAGGCGAAGGCGGGGGCAATCAGCCAGATCGCACTGGCTTCAGGGATGACGGTGGTGAGCTTGAAATTGTCGATGATGCCAGTGGAGCCATATGCGTTGGAACGACCAAAAAAACCGGCATACACGGTGGCGGAGTCGGTGAAGATGCCTGTGACACTGCTGAAGATACTGCCGAGATCAGAGCCGTTCAGGCTGACGCTGGTGATGCCGCCTGTCGTGGTATCGATGGAATAGGAGAGATTGTAAGTTGTCGTCGTGGCGAATCCGGGGATGGGAGCCGTGTAAGCGGTGACGCCGACTCCATTGCTCATGAGATTGAGGGTTCCGTCGGGGCTTAAAACAAGGCCCGTGAAGCCGACAATGGACTGGCCGCCGGCCTGGGCGGGGGATGAGGAGAAGAATCCCAGTCCAATGCCGTTGGTGCTCCCGCCTGTCAGTCCGTTGATCGTCAGATCCGCACTAATGGTCATAGTGGTCGGCTTTGCATAGCTGCCTGTGCTGGAAATGTCGATATATCCGGCTCCATTGAATAGGGTGCGGACAACGTTACTGTTATGGACAAATGGCTGGCTGTTGGTGTTGGAGCTTTCAAGCCAGACGCAGGTCCACGTAGTGCCAGGAAGAGAAGTATCGGGAGTGCGTCCAGTAAGGTAGCCGCCCCATGAATAGGGTGCGGTAAAGGTGTCTTCAAGAATCACCAGCGTTGTGGCGGCCTGCGCCGAAGCGCCAAGCAAGGCGGTTGCCAGGCAAAGGGACAACGAGCGAGCAATTATCTTTTGGATACGAGTTTTCATGCGTTTTGGATGAGTTGATGATGTTGTTGGAATCGGACGGTTTTCAGTGCCGGATAAACTGGCTGGCTTTTCGGGAAGTAAGTCATGATCGCCCCTGCGTGTGGGGAGAGAGGTCAGGGGACCCAGAAAACATCGTTGGCGTCGGTGGGATAATCGGCTTGGGCAGCCGCATGCCCGTCGAGGAACACGAAGTGATATTTGTTGTTGTGAACTTTTCCCGGCAGACGATTCACGGCATCGGGCTGCATGCGGAGTTCCCAGTTGTTGTTATAGAGCGCCATGTCTCCGGCGAGAACGAGACGGGATGTTTGCAGGCTCCGGTTGAGGCTGAGCTTGGAGAGGTTGTGATTCATGCCGTAGGTGCTTGCGGCTCCCGAAGGAGGGGCGCCCACACTGCGGATATTGGTTTCGCAAAGGAAAATGCTTTTCTGCCCGGAACCGGCAGTGGGCAGACTGGCCAATTGCTGGCCAATGTAGCTCGTGCGCCGGGGGATGTAATAACCCGTCAGATCGAATATCCAGTTTTCGGAGCCTGCGGCGGAGGTTGGCAGCACCTGACGGTTATCTTCCGCGTAAAGAAGCATCGCCGTTGCGACTTGGCGGAGATTGGAAATGCAGGTGGCATTTTTCGCGGTTTCGCGGACCTTGCCGACAGTCGGAATGATAATGGCGGCGAGGATACCAATGATGGCGATGACCGTGAGCAGCTCGATCAGCGTAAAGGCTGCGCGAACGGTGGTGCGCGTGGAGGGGCGGTTTTGTCCTGGGTGGCTTTTCATGGCGGGGAGGTTTTGCAGGGTTAGTTACGAAGGAGGGCTTTGTTGGCGCGTTCGACGGCGGTGAAATAGTCCGTGTAGGGGTTGCCGGCGTCGTCAACGATCCCCCAGGACTGACGTTCGGTGTCGGAGAGGTTTTGCCAGCCAAAGAGAATGAAGCCGACAACGAAGGGAAGCTGGTCGTAAACCTGGCGGAGAAGGTTGGCGTATTCTTCACCACGCTGCTTCTGCGTGTAGAGGGTGGCGGTGGGATTGGGAAGGCGGGCATCGAGGGCTTGTAGTCCTGTTTCGGATATGATGACGGGGCGGCCTGTGATGCGGTGGACGCGGCGAAGGATGTCGAGCTGGGCGGGGCTGTAGGTGGCGGCCTGCCATTTGCTGAAGGGATAGGCGTTCCAGGCGATGAGGTCGTAGTTTTTCCAGGCGGCGAGCATCTCGTCGGTGGCGTTCCCCATGAAACGGTTGGAGGCGATGAGTTTCCCGGGGAGTTCAGCCCGGAGGGTTTCGAGCATGAAGCCGGCGTAGATGCCCATGGCATAGACGGCGAAGTCGTAGAGATCGGTTTCCACGATGCCCCGGACACGGGCCGCCTGGCGGGGGGCGGCGTGGCCGTCCTCGGCGGCCACAACTTTGGGAGAAGGCGTCTTGCGGGCGGAGGCGGGGTCGAGATCGGGAGCGGCGGTGAAGTCGGAAAGGCTGGCAGAGGCCGGGAGCTCGGGAGCCCAGGCTGCGCGGAGCTTTTCGAGGTCGTTGCCATAGCGATCGGCAAGCCAGCGGACGAAGGCGGCGCGGCAGGCGGGGGAATAGATGTAGCCGATGACGCTGCCTCCGTTGACAGAACCATCCAGGGGGATCTCGTTGTTGACGAAAAGGCCGATGAGCGCGGGGTTGTTGCCCCACTCGGCGGCGAAGCGGCGGGCTTCGGCGCGATAACGGGCGCGCCAGCCTTCGTCGAACGGATCGGCAAGATGGCGCTCCTCACGACCGGCGCGATTTTTGAGCCAGGGGCCGCCGGCTTCGGGGCCGAGGTACTGGAAGTGATAAAGCCCGGCCTGGCGGGCGGCGCGGTGAAAGGGAGCAGTGGTGGCGGCGGGAGAGATGCCGTTGAATCCGAGCCGGCTGACCGTCGCGAGGGTGTCGTCGATATAATGGCTCTCGTCAGGATAGCGTTCCATCATGGAACGGTAATGGCGGTAGTTGATGTTGGGGAGGAGGCCGAGGGTCTGGATGCCCAGGAAATACAGGGAATGACCGGCAGGCGTGACAAGTTGCCAGCGGGTGGTCGGGTTTTGGCCGGTGCCGGGTGCGGCGGTACGCCAGGGAGTGGAGGATGCGGAGACGGGGGCCCGGGATGGAGAGGCCAACGTGTTCCGGATCGGGGATGGTGTGGAGCGTGTGCTCCAGGCTTGTGGCTCGCGGAGGGGATAGATGTCGGGGATGCGTCCCCAGCGGGCAGGCTCGTTGCCCTTGTAGGTCCGTGCGATGAGGGGCGTGGGCGGGAGCGTGCCGGCGGAGTTGTTCAGGGCGGGCGCGGGAAGGGTTGTCCAGTTGGAATCGGAGACGATGATACAACGGGTATCGGGAGTATCGTAGCCGAGAGCGCAGAGAATCTGGAGGGTCGAAGCGGGTGTTGTCGCGGAGAGGGTGGAGGCGGGGCGAATGACAACAGTATTTTCATTATCGGTACGCAGGAGGCCGTCGATGGAGAATTCCCTGGCGACGGGAAGGGGGACGGACGGCCACTTCGAGGCATCCTGGTTTTTGAGCGCAGCCTGGCCGAGGTTATGGCCATTGACGATGACCTCAACCGGGGTGGAAGCGATGATCTGGAGCCAGGATTGGCGGGGCGTGGCAGTGATCGAAAAGGTGCGTTGCGCACCGGAGGCAGGAAGGCTGATAAGTTGGGGAATGGGTAACGATCCCCATGGAGAAATATGGCGCGTGAGTGTGATGGAGCGGAACTGGATTGCGGCAGGGCCTTGGCTGGGAACAAGCGCGAGCTCAATGGAAGAGGCCGTGCGAAGCGCGCTCAGGCGCCAGAGATCGCCGCCGACAATGCTGGCAAGCGGGAGTGTTTCGCGCTGCCATTGGCCGACAGGAGCGGGAGGAAGGCGGAGGCCGTAGAGCTTGCTGTTGTCGGTGGTGCGGAGGTTGATGTTGATTTCGCGGGCGCTGATGCTGTCGGGGATGCGGTATTCAAATTCAAGTGTGGTATCGGCAACGGGACTGCGAGTGCCGAGGATGGCCACAACAGGACCCCTGGATACCCGCAATTCGGCACAGGCATCGGCAGTGCCCTGGTATTTGAGTTCACGAGCGACCGGACTGGGGGACCAGGAGCGAAGGGCGGCACAATCCTTTTGAGTGGGAGCCCAGGAAGTGGTCGTTTGCGATGAGAGAAGCAAAGGCGCCTGGTAAATGCCGGCATCGATTTCCGTGGCATGAGCAATACGGGGAATCGCAGCAGAAAGAAAGAGGAGGATTGCGAGGCGAAAACGCATGGGGCCTTGAAAGGAGGGTAAACGCATCTATCGACGGGTGAGGGAGTCGGCGGGTTGCAGGTTAAGTGTTTAAGCTATTGAATAAAAATTTTCATTATTGGGCGGAACCGAAGGGGCCGAGTCGGTGAGAATCCGGGCGACAGGGAAGAGGCAAAGGATGGCGACGAGGTATGGCATGGATGGTCAAGATAACTGCGGCAGGAAAGACTGAATGCATTCAGTCTTTGGAAGTCAATGCCCGATTTTCCGGAATCTGGAGGAGGTATTTTTTCACGGAGCGACGGCTTTTAGCCGTTGCAGACGAAGCGCGGCGAGCGATTCGCCATCATCCAGAGGCAATCGCTCCCGTTACCGGCGGCACTGCGCGCCGTCGCAACGGCCGGGGGTCGTCACTTCTTGCTTCGGCGCCTGCTCTTTCATCGCGCTTTACGGAGCGGTTTTCCGGCGGGTGAGGGTGTTGCCGGGGATGAGCAGATGGAGGGGTTTGGTATTCGGTTTTCGGATAAGCGTGAGCGCGGCGCCGGCCAGGGCCTCGCCGAGCTCCTCGCAGGGTTCGTGCATGCTCGTCAGCCCGATCGCTTCGTGGCCGCTGGCGAGCAGGTCGCCCATCGAGACGACCGCAATCTGGTCGGGAATTTTGACGCCGACCTTCGTCAGCGTCTCCAGCAGGGGAAGGGCAAGACCGTCGTTGACGACAAAGAGGGCGTCGGGCCGGGAGGCGGGTTGCGACACGAGGCGGACGACGGCGTCGCGGGGAATCTCGCCGGACCTGGCCCACACGACCCGGTCCTCGCGCAGCGGGAGGCCGGCCTCGGCGAGGCAATCGAGGTAGGCCTGGTAGCGCGCCTTCGTCATCGTCATGCGCGGGTCGGGTCCGACAAAAGCGATGCGCTTGCGTCCGGAGGCCAGCAGGTGGCGGATGGCGACCCTGGCGGCCTCGCCGGAATCCCAGGCGGCGTAGCTGGCCTCGGGGAGGTCGGGCAGGGTGTCTCCGAGGAGAATGAGCTTCTGTTTCTGGCGAATGAGGGTGCGATAGAGGTCGAGGTTCTCGGGCTGCGGGAAACAGATGAGGGCGTCGACGCGACGCTGGAGGAAGGAGTGGATTTCGCGTTCTTCGCGCGCCTGATCCCAGAAGTGCACACCGAGGAGAGGAGTGAGGCCGGCGCGGTCAAAAACGCGGGTCATGCCCCAGAGGACGCGGTGCGCCCAGTTCTCGTCGAGAGCGGCGAAGATGACGCCCACGGTGTCGGTGTGCTTGCGGCGGAGATTGTGGGCGAAGAAGTTGGGCCGGTAATCCATCTGCCTGGCGGCGGCGCACACGCGCTCGATGGTGGCCTCCGGGAGCTTCATTTCGCGTCCGCGCCCGTTGAGCGCGTAACTGACGGTGGCGATGGAGAGATCGAGGTGACGGGCGAGGGCGGTGATGGTGACGGGTTTGGCGGTCATCCGGTTTTACGGGTTCGGAGGGCGAGACTTGTTGCCGGGTTTTCAGAGGATGCAATGTTTCTTCGTCCGGATTTTTCATGCTGCGTATTTTTTCCTGGATACGCATCGAATGTCTCGCATCCGGGCCGCGGGGGTTTAGGGTGGGCAAAAACTGAATCCATTCACTTGATCCACGCATGAGTTCCAAAACAGTCACCATTGCCGCGCTTGCCCGTCATCTTGGCCTGGGGGCGGCGACTGTCAGCTACGCCCTCAACGGGCGCGGGCCGGAGATGAAAATTTCCGAAAGCACGGTCGAGCGCATCCGGGCGGCAGCGGACGAGTTGGGCTACCAGCCCAATTTTTTCGCCTCCACGCTGCGCCGCCAGCGGACGGACAGCATCGGGGTGGTGTTCGCGGACTTGTCAGACAACTGGGCGGACCGGGTGCTCAAGGGGATGCTGCGGGTGCTGGACGGGCACGGCTACATGCCGCTGATCAGCGTGCATCTCTGGGACAAGGCGCGGGAGGAGCGCGAGGTGCAGTCGCTCCTGAAGCGCAAGGTGGATGCGCTGATCTGCCTGCCGCTGCCGGAAAGCCGGGATTTTTATAAAAAACTCATGGCGCAGAAACAAAAGCTGCTGCTCCTGAGCGACACGCTGCCCGACTTGCCGGAGGCGAGCTACGTGGCGTGGGATTCGGGCAAGGCGGCGCGCGAAGTGATGGAGCACCTGCTGGCGTCCGGGCGGCGGCGGATCGCCTTTGTCGGACCGACTCACCCCACCACCATGACGCTGGCGCGCTACCAGGCTTACTGCGATTGTCTGGGCGAGGCGGGTATCGCCTTGCGGGAGGACTGGATCATCTGGGAGAAGTCGGGCGTGGTGCCGACGGAGGCGGTGGCACGGTTGCTGGGGTCTTCGAATGCGAGGAATCGTCCCGACGCGCTGTTCGTCCTGAACGATGCACTGGCGCTGCGTCTTCTCGAAAAAATCCGCGAGATGGGGGTGCGCATCCCGGAGGAGGTGGCGCTCGCGTCGATGGGAGATTTTCTCACGAGCAGCCATCAGTCGATCAGCCTGACGAGCGCGCCCGAACCGTGCGAGGAAATCGGGGCGGAGATTGCGAAGGCGGCGTTGAAGATGATCAGGAGCAAACGGGCGCAACGTATCCAGCTTCGCATTCCGGGCCAGCCGTTCGTGCCGCGCAACACGGCGCCGTGAGGCGCGGAAGGGAACTCCTGAAAATTGAAAAACAAACCAACCGCGTACCGAGCGAAGCGACAGCCTGCCATGGACGCGAATGGACGTGAATAAAAACACAACAAAATCACATTTGGAGCGGTTCGGATAAAGCTGTAGTCGTTTTTTAACCACGGATTTCGCGGATTATCACGGATTCAAACCATGCCTTGCCACTTCCTTCGCGTCTATTCGCGTTCATGGCAGGCTGTCGCTTCGCCCGGTACGCGGTTGGTTCGTCCAGGCCTGGTTTTGGCGCAGCCCATCCGTGAAACTACCCTGAGAAACCGTGCATGGAAAAGCATGATTCCCCTATGGGGCGGGCTTGTTTTGGATGGCCGCAAAAAGATGCGAAAACCAGACCACGGATGACCTGGGGCGGCTGTGCCGCAACCGAAGAGAGAAGGATGGCCACGAAAAACACGAAAAAACACGCCGCGCATGAAATCCTCCATCGCGCTTATAAGCGCGCGGGAGGTTCCCGCCGGACAGAAGGGAATTTTGTGTTTTTTGTGGCTATCCCGGTTTGAATCCGGAACGCATCCGTACCGAGCGAAATCATGCGCTTCCGCGCACGATTTTTCAGGGCAGTTTCACGGATTTTTTTACCGGGTTTGCATTTTCGCCAGCCCATGTTCACGCGGTTTTCTGTGAGCACACTGAATCATTGCACTACGGAGGATGGGAGCGGGGGGAGAAAGCCTGAGATTTCCACCCTCCACTCGCGGCGAAGCCGCCTCTGCGCCCGCTCCCTTCCTCTGTGGTGCAAGTTGCTTTTCCGGAATCCGCGAAACGATCTCCATGAATCCGGCCCACGAAACACACGAAATGACACGAAAAACGAACCATCGGTTTTCTGTCTTTCTTTTCGTGTCCTTTCGTGTGTTTCGTGGGCTATCCTTTGGTTCGGGCGCAGCCAACCTGTGTCTATTCGCGGTCAAAAAGCATTTTTTCAGGGGTTCCCGGAAACCCTGTCGAATCGATCAGCCCCGTCCGGCGCGGGCGAGGCGGGCGTGGAGGTGGCGGAGGCGGGCGGAGCGGTAGCGGGCCTCTTCCACGATTTCTTCGGGGTACAGGAAACCGCGATTGAGCCGGGCGAAACGGCGGTCGAGCGCATCGGATTCCTTCAGCAGCCCCGCCAGCAGGCGGGCGGCCGCGGGGCGACGCGCGGCGGTGAACCACGCGGACTGGAGCCGCGACTCGGCAATCTTGAACCGGAGATGGAATTCGCGGAGATCGGCCATCAGGCGCAGGTGGGCGAATTCCGTGGCATGGCGGCGGGGGCGCAGGCCGGCGAGCAGGCGTGAAGCCGTACGGGCGGAGCGGTGAAGCGCAGCCAGATTGACCCCCGGGCTGACGGGGGTCGCATCGGCGTTGAGCGCGCGCCAGAGAGCACGGCCGCCGCGGTCGTCGAGGCCGAAGCGGGTGCGGGCGTAGTCGATGACAAACGCTTCGGGGGAAAAAGACTGGCCGGCGGCGGTGGTGTCGAGCGCGGCGCGGAAGGCTTGCTGCAGGATTCCGAATCCGGAAGCAGGATACACGCGACGTATGGGAAGGATGTCGATGAATTC harbors:
- a CDS encoding glycoside hydrolase family 42, whose protein sequence is MRFRLAILLFLSAAIPRIAHATEIDAGIYQAPLLLSSQTTTSWAPTQKDCAALRSWSPSPVARELKYQGTADACAELRVSRGPVVAILGTRSPVADTTLEFEYRIPDSISAREININLRTTDNSKLYGLRLPPAPVGQWQRETLPLASIVGGDLWRLSALRTASSIELALVPSQGPAAIQFRSITLTRHISPWGSLPIPQLISLPASGAQRTFSITATPRQSWLQIIASTPVEVIVNGHNLGQAALKNQDASKWPSVPLPVAREFSIDGLLRTDNENTVVIRPASTLSATTPASTLQILCALGYDTPDTRCIIVSDSNWTTLPAPALNNSAGTLPPTPLIARTYKGNEPARWGRIPDIYPLREPQAWSTRSTPSPIRNTLASPSRAPVSASSTPWRTAAPGTGQNPTTRWQLVTPAGHSLYFLGIQTLGLLPNINYRHYRSMMERYPDESHYIDDTLATVSRLGFNGISPAATTAPFHRAARQAGLYHFQYLGPEAGGPWLKNRAGREERHLADPFDEGWRARYRAEARRFAAEWGNNPALIGLFVNNEIPLDGSVNGGSVIGYIYSPACRAAFVRWLADRYGNDLEKLRAAWAPELPASASLSDFTAAPDLDPASARKTPSPKVVAAEDGHAAPRQAARVRGIVETDLYDFAVYAMGIYAGFMLETLRAELPGKLIASNRFMGNATDEMLAAWKNYDLIAWNAYPFSKWQAATYSPAQLDILRRVHRITGRPVIISETGLQALDARLPNPTATLYTQKQRGEEYANLLRQVYDQLPFVVGFILFGWQNLSDTERQSWGIVDDAGNPYTDYFTAVERANKALLRN
- a CDS encoding LacI family transcription regulator codes for the protein MSSKTVTIAALARHLGLGAATVSYALNGRGPEMKISESTVERIRAAADELGYQPNFFASTLRRQRTDSIGVVFADLSDNWADRVLKGMLRVLDGHGYMPLISVHLWDKAREEREVQSLLKRKVDALICLPLPESRDFYKKLMAQKQKLLLLSDTLPDLPEASYVAWDSGKAAREVMEHLLASGRRRIAFVGPTHPTTMTLARYQAYCDCLGEAGIALREDWIIWEKSGVVPTEAVARLLGSSNARNRPDALFVLNDALALRLLEKIREMGVRIPEEVALASMGDFLTSSHQSISLTSAPEPCEEIGAEIAKAALKMIRSKRAQRIQLRIPGQPFVPRNTAP
- a CDS encoding N-terminal cleavage protein; this translates as MKSHPGQNRPSTRTTVRAAFTLIELLTVIAIIGILAAIIIPTVGKVRETAKNATCISNLRQVATAMLLYAEDNRQVLPTSAAGSENWIFDLTGYYIPRRTSYIGQQLASLPTAGSGQKSIFLCETNIRSVGAPPSGAASTYGMNHNLSKLSLNRSLQTSRLVLAGDMALYNNNWELRMQPDAVNRLPGKVHNNKYHFVFLDGHAAAQADYPTDANDVFWVP
- a CDS encoding LacI family transcription regulator produces the protein MTAKPVTITALARHLDLSIATVSYALNGRGREMKLPEATIERVCAAARQMDYRPNFFAHNLRRKHTDTVGVIFAALDENWAHRVLWGMTRVFDRAGLTPLLGVHFWDQAREEREIHSFLQRRVDALICFPQPENLDLYRTLIRQKQKLILLGDTLPDLPEASYAAWDSGEAARVAIRHLLASGRKRIAFVGPDPRMTMTKARYQAYLDCLAEAGLPLREDRVVWARSGEIPRDAVVRLVSQPASRPDALFVVNDGLALPLLETLTKVGVKIPDQIAVVSMGDLLASGHEAIGLTSMHEPCEELGEALAGAALTLIRKPNTKPLHLLIPGNTLTRRKTAP